A single region of the Novosphingobium sp. SL115 genome encodes:
- a CDS encoding glycosyltransferase family 4 protein, translating to MKTSVKEAPLRVLHLHSTFDAGGKERRAVALMNRFWKGVEHHIVSAQPTAMGAKGLIDKRVSAFFPFGFPPLAGKLRIARLQQLARAMQGFDLVLTYNWGAMDAAMAHAVFAPSMGLPPLVHHEDGFNADEAAGLKRGRNWYRVIALWRASAVMVPSQRLEQIALTVWRQPRGRVHRIANGIDTAAYARKTKADVLPRVVKRPGEKWLGTLAGLRAVKNLPRMVRAMKDLPDQWHLVIAGEGPEREAIVAEAMRLNVGHRVHLPGHVTDPSAAIGLFDLFALSSDSEQAPLSVIEAMASGLAVVSPAVGDVAAMVSEANRPFITPEGDEAAFAGAMAQLASDETLRRRIGEANRLRAKADFDEAGMAARYAKVYAAAMGRPSFP from the coding sequence ATGAAAACGTCGGTTAAAGAAGCGCCGCTCAGGGTTCTCCATCTGCATTCCACGTTCGATGCAGGCGGAAAGGAACGCCGCGCCGTGGCGTTGATGAACCGCTTCTGGAAAGGGGTGGAGCATCATATCGTGTCTGCCCAGCCCACGGCGATGGGGGCAAAAGGGCTGATCGACAAGCGTGTGTCGGCGTTCTTCCCGTTCGGTTTTCCGCCGCTTGCCGGAAAGCTGCGGATTGCCCGCCTGCAACAGCTTGCCCGCGCGATGCAGGGCTTCGATCTTGTGCTGACCTATAACTGGGGGGCAATGGATGCTGCCATGGCCCATGCGGTGTTTGCCCCTTCGATGGGCCTCCCGCCGCTGGTCCATCACGAAGACGGTTTCAACGCTGACGAAGCAGCCGGACTGAAACGAGGCCGCAACTGGTATCGCGTCATTGCCCTGTGGCGGGCCAGCGCGGTGATGGTCCCTTCGCAGCGGCTGGAACAGATTGCGCTTACCGTGTGGCGTCAGCCGCGCGGGCGCGTGCATCGCATCGCCAACGGTATCGATACCGCTGCCTATGCGCGAAAGACCAAGGCCGACGTGCTGCCCCGTGTGGTCAAACGGCCTGGTGAAAAGTGGCTGGGAACGCTGGCGGGTCTGCGTGCGGTCAAGAATCTGCCGCGCATGGTGCGCGCGATGAAAGACCTCCCCGATCAATGGCATCTGGTGATTGCTGGCGAAGGGCCTGAGCGCGAAGCGATTGTGGCCGAAGCCATGCGGCTGAACGTGGGCCACCGCGTCCACTTGCCGGGCCATGTGACTGATCCGTCTGCCGCCATCGGTCTGTTCGATCTTTTTGCCCTATCGTCAGACAGCGAACAGGCCCCGCTTTCGGTCATCGAAGCCATGGCCAGCGGGCTGGCCGTGGTCAGTCCTGCGGTGGGCGATGTGGCCGCCATGGTGAGCGAGGCGAACCGTCCGTTCATCACGCCCGAAGGCGATGAGGCCGCATTTGCCGGTGCCATGGCGCAACTTGCCAGCGATGAGACTTTGCGCCGTCGGATTGGCGAGGCCAACCGCTTGCGCGCAAAGGCGGATTTCGATGAAGCCGGAATGGCAGCGCGTTATGCCAAGGTCTATGCGGCGGCGATGGGGCGGCCGTCCTTTCCCTGA
- a CDS encoding protein adenylyltransferase SelO family protein, translating into MLPLPQDAIYRPSPRIMALADWIGDPVEAANFPETRLRWRNDRAAAEVGLAALSDEEWLRHFGRFAPLPDNMPGPLALRYHGHQFRVYNPDLGDGRGFTFAQMLDGHDRLMDLGTKGSGQTPWSRAGDGRLTLKGAVREILATEMLGALGVNTSRTFSVIETGESLFRGDEPSPTRSAVMVRLSHSHVRIGTFQRLGLLDQADEMGQLVAYCLANFPGGLFPDAPHPAVRFFNQVIERMADMAASYMVAGFVHGVLNTDNMNITGESFDYGPWRWLPKWDAGFTAAYFDHAGLYAFGRQPEAIHWNCGQLAVALRSLVDAAPLIEALNRFPDLYQQAMARRWCWRLGVQQRGLDEDTALIGACEKVMVAQGEGPDAFFFAHRAGRGGRGYTAAEAALVEALNPYSATDRDHPYWSDDTPQSMLIDEVEAIWQHIADRDDWSALNAKVAAIRRMGDAHGEPPEPLGHSPV; encoded by the coding sequence ATGCTGCCGCTCCCGCAAGACGCGATCTATCGCCCCTCGCCCCGCATCATGGCTTTGGCCGACTGGATCGGTGATCCGGTAGAAGCGGCGAACTTCCCGGAAACGCGGTTGCGCTGGCGCAATGACCGGGCTGCCGCCGAAGTTGGCCTTGCCGCGCTGTCCGACGAAGAGTGGCTGCGCCATTTCGGACGTTTCGCACCTTTGCCCGATAATATGCCGGGGCCGCTGGCGCTGCGCTATCACGGGCACCAGTTCCGCGTTTACAATCCCGATCTGGGCGACGGGCGCGGATTTACCTTCGCGCAGATGCTGGACGGCCATGACCGGCTGATGGACCTTGGCACCAAAGGGTCCGGCCAAACGCCATGGAGCCGCGCGGGCGACGGGCGGCTGACGCTGAAAGGCGCAGTGCGCGAAATTCTCGCCACCGAAATGCTCGGTGCGCTGGGCGTAAACACCAGCCGCACGTTCTCGGTCATCGAAACCGGCGAATCGCTGTTTCGGGGGGATGAACCTTCACCCACACGGTCTGCCGTGATGGTGCGCCTGTCGCACAGCCATGTCCGCATCGGCACGTTTCAACGGCTGGGCCTGCTCGACCAGGCCGACGAAATGGGGCAACTGGTCGCCTATTGTCTGGCCAATTTCCCCGGCGGGCTTTTCCCCGATGCGCCCCATCCTGCCGTGCGGTTCTTCAATCAGGTGATTGAACGCATGGCTGACATGGCCGCCAGCTATATGGTGGCGGGCTTTGTCCATGGCGTGCTCAACACCGACAACATGAACATCACCGGCGAAAGTTTCGATTACGGCCCGTGGCGCTGGCTGCCCAAATGGGACGCGGGCTTTACCGCCGCCTATTTCGATCATGCCGGGCTTTATGCCTTTGGCCGTCAGCCAGAAGCGATCCACTGGAACTGCGGCCAACTGGCCGTGGCATTGCGCAGTCTGGTTGATGCCGCCCCGCTGATCGAGGCGCTGAACCGCTTCCCGGACCTGTATCAGCAAGCCATGGCGCGGCGCTGGTGCTGGCGGCTGGGCGTGCAACAGCGCGGGCTGGATGAAGACACCGCGCTTATCGGTGCATGCGAAAAGGTGATGGTCGCGCAAGGGGAGGGACCGGATGCGTTCTTCTTTGCCCACCGCGCAGGGCGTGGCGGAAGGGGATATACTGCCGCAGAGGCTGCACTGGTCGAAGCGCTCAATCCCTATAGCGCGACCGACCGGGATCATCCCTACTGGTCTGACGACACGCCGCAATCCATGCTGATCGACGAAGTAGAAGCGATATGGCAGCACATTGCCGACCGTGATGACTGGTCGGCGCTCAATGCCAAAGTTGCAGCGATCCGACGGATGGGCGATGCGCACGGGGAACCGCCGGAACCTCTCGGCCATTCTCCGGTGTGA
- a CDS encoding PQQ-like beta-propeller repeat protein gives MTPNSNLRRASLASVLVLALALGGCGIIGGKDKAKTTPTVGQRTPILSKIEAGTKVDDSISLTTVVLPAPEANADFAQGGGTANKSYGHLALGATPGKAFTVSIAGSSAKQRLAASPVIGGGRLYAMDTDGTVHAFDANSGARVWETAVKADKQNANSTFGGGASFDDGVLYVTNGVGEVAALDAANGAIKWRVKPAGPLRGSPTIAFGQVMVMTQDNQILALNASDGATLWNENASVGQTNVFGVASPAAGQGTIVAGYSSGELVAYRYENGRQLWADALARTSIATSVSTLTDIDADPIIERGRVYALGQGGRMAAYELLTGQRVWELNLAGISTPAIAGDWIFTLTDEAKLLCIAKTTGKVRWMTQLPRFKSEKKKKGQILWTGPVLAGNRLWMANSRGEVMQASVTDGVVSEFAKLGSGVSQAPIVANQTLYILDDGGKITAFR, from the coding sequence ATGACGCCCAACTCCAACCTTCGTCGCGCATCGCTTGCCAGCGTGCTGGTCCTTGCGCTTGCGCTGGGCGGCTGCGGTATCATCGGCGGCAAGGACAAGGCCAAGACCACGCCCACCGTGGGCCAGCGCACGCCGATCCTGTCCAAGATCGAAGCAGGCACCAAGGTTGACGATTCGATCAGCCTGACCACAGTTGTCCTGCCTGCGCCCGAAGCGAACGCCGATTTCGCACAGGGCGGCGGCACGGCCAATAAGTCCTACGGCCACCTTGCACTGGGCGCAACGCCGGGCAAGGCCTTCACTGTCAGCATTGCCGGGTCTTCGGCCAAGCAGCGCCTTGCCGCTTCGCCGGTGATTGGCGGGGGCAGGCTGTATGCCATGGACACCGATGGCACGGTCCACGCTTTTGACGCCAATTCCGGCGCGCGGGTGTGGGAAACGGCGGTCAAGGCGGACAAGCAGAACGCGAATTCCACCTTTGGCGGTGGCGCCAGCTTTGATGATGGCGTACTTTACGTCACCAATGGCGTCGGCGAAGTGGCCGCGCTCGACGCTGCCAACGGCGCGATCAAGTGGCGGGTAAAGCCCGCTGGGCCGCTGCGCGGGTCGCCTACGATCGCTTTCGGGCAGGTCATGGTGATGACGCAGGACAACCAGATCCTCGCGCTCAACGCTTCTGATGGCGCAACGCTGTGGAACGAAAATGCCTCGGTCGGTCAGACCAATGTGTTCGGCGTGGCATCGCCCGCCGCAGGGCAGGGCACGATCGTCGCAGGCTATTCGTCGGGCGAACTGGTGGCCTATCGCTATGAAAACGGTCGCCAGCTCTGGGCGGATGCTCTGGCGCGCACCAGCATCGCCACCAGCGTTTCGACGCTGACCGACATCGACGCCGATCCCATCATTGAACGCGGACGGGTTTATGCTCTGGGGCAGGGCGGGCGCATGGCCGCTTATGAACTGCTGACCGGCCAGCGCGTGTGGGAACTGAACCTTGCGGGCATTTCCACTCCTGCCATCGCGGGCGACTGGATTTTCACGCTGACGGATGAAGCAAAGCTGCTGTGCATTGCCAAGACCACTGGCAAGGTCCGCTGGATGACGCAGCTTCCGCGCTTCAAGAGCGAGAAGAAGAAGAAGGGTCAGATCCTGTGGACCGGCCCGGTTCTGGCCGGCAACCGCCTGTGGATGGCCAATTCGCGCGGTGAAGTGATGCAGGCATCGGTGACCGATGGCGTGGTCAGCGAATTTGCCAAGTTGGGTTCGGGCGTCAGCCAGGCCCCCATCGTGGCCAACCAGACGCTCTATATCCTTGACGACGGCGGAAAGATCACCGCGTTTCGTTGA
- a CDS encoding glycine zipper 2TM domain-containing protein gives MIEFKKVALALVAASTVATAAPAAAAVLPQAHVATSVNVATASLEGESWEHGRDRRDWRNDRYYGRGNDRGYYRGNGRGYYDDRGYRNASTWRGNDGRYYCRRSDGTTGLLIGGAAGALIGREVAGHRGDRTLGAILGAGAGALLGREVDRGGSRCR, from the coding sequence ATGATCGAGTTCAAGAAAGTAGCGCTGGCCCTGGTTGCCGCATCGACTGTTGCAACCGCAGCGCCAGCCGCCGCGGCAGTTCTGCCGCAGGCCCATGTCGCAACCAGCGTGAATGTTGCCACCGCCAGCCTTGAAGGCGAAAGCTGGGAGCATGGCCGTGACCGTCGTGACTGGCGCAATGACCGCTACTATGGTCGGGGTAACGATCGCGGGTATTATCGTGGCAATGGCCGTGGCTATTATGACGACCGGGGCTATCGCAACGCCAGCACCTGGCGTGGCAATGATGGCCGGTATTACTGCCGCCGCTCGGACGGGACCACTGGCTTGCTGATCGGTGGCGCGGCAGGCGCCCTGATCGGTCGCGAAGTTGCCGGCCATCGCGGTGACCGCACGCTGGGTGCCATCCTTGGTGCCGGTGCAGGTGCGCTGCTGGGTCGCGAAGTCGACCGTGGCGGTTCTCGCTGCCGCTAA
- a CDS encoding alpha/beta fold hydrolase has translation MAEYEDRYWTSSDALRLHFRYFDGDSSRPPIICLPGLTRNARDFEDLAARLAGKWRVLCPEMRGRGDSDYAKDAMTYQPLQYLQDMEALLAQEGIDRFVSIGTSLGGLLTMLLAVSNPVCIAGAVLNDVGPEVSPEGLERIRGYVGQGRNFETWMHAARALQESSGDVYPDWEIADWLRYAKRIMVLGSGGRIAFDYDMKIAEPFEAPAGATPQVDMWPMFDALATRPLLVLRGQTSDILAPDTAAKMASRPGVELVTLPRIGHAPTLDEDESVAAIERLLARVE, from the coding sequence ATGGCCGAATACGAAGATCGCTACTGGACCAGCAGCGACGCCTTGCGCCTGCATTTTCGCTATTTCGATGGTGATAGCAGCCGACCGCCGATCATCTGCTTGCCGGGGTTGACCCGCAATGCCCGCGATTTTGAAGATCTGGCCGCACGGCTTGCGGGCAAATGGCGCGTGCTGTGCCCCGAAATGCGTGGTCGCGGCGATAGCGATTATGCCAAAGACGCGATGACCTATCAGCCTCTGCAATACCTTCAGGACATGGAGGCCTTGCTGGCGCAGGAAGGGATCGACCGCTTCGTTTCCATCGGCACGTCGCTGGGCGGGTTGCTGACCATGCTGCTGGCCGTGAGCAACCCGGTGTGCATCGCAGGTGCGGTGTTGAACGATGTTGGCCCCGAAGTTTCGCCCGAAGGGCTTGAGCGCATTCGTGGCTATGTCGGGCAGGGGCGCAATTTCGAAACGTGGATGCACGCCGCCCGCGCGCTTCAGGAAAGCAGCGGCGATGTCTATCCCGATTGGGAAATCGCGGACTGGCTGCGTTATGCCAAGCGCATCATGGTGCTGGGCAGCGGCGGCCGCATTGCCTTTGACTATGACATGAAGATCGCAGAGCCGTTCGAAGCGCCTGCCGGTGCCACGCCACAAGTGGACATGTGGCCGATGTTCGATGCGCTGGCGACGCGGCCACTGCTGGTGCTGCGCGGGCAAACGTCGGATATCCTCGCCCCCGATACGGCGGCAAAGATGGCTTCGCGGCCCGGTGTCGAACTTGTCACCCTGCCGCGAATCGGTCACGCGCCGACACTGGATGAAGATGAAAGCGTGGCGGCTATCGAACGCCTGCTGGCGCGCGTTGAATAA
- the astD gene encoding succinylglutamate-semialdehyde dehydrogenase: protein MALAEIVSHEPATGAEIWRSPVGDVDDVVARARRAWPAWAAQPLANRIELMRRFANEVRKDAEALATMIARETGKPLWEARTEVESVIGKVEISIRAYAERTAQRKLDSALQGTAALRHKPHGVMAVLGPYNFPAHLPNGHIVPALIAGNAVVFKPSEKTPATGEMLVRCFHRAGISAAVVQLLIGGPEQGQALVAHEGVDGVLFTGSAHVGIAINRRVASNPGKIVALEMGGNNPIVMWDTPKIQDAATLIVQSAFTSAGQRCSAARRLIIRDSLFDQVMDEVKRLADRIIVGAPFDDPAPFMGPVIDNRTADGLTESFVFLLSSGGRPIKHMVRLEQNLPFLSPSIIDVTDVADRPDVELFGPLLQVIRVKEFDEAIAEANNTRFGLSASLIGGTPQDYNRFWANIRAGVVNWNRPTNGASSAAPFGGIGLSGNHRPSAFYAADYCAYPVASAEMEQPRASVGVGFRNE, encoded by the coding sequence GTGGCATTGGCCGAAATCGTCTCCCACGAACCCGCAACCGGCGCTGAAATCTGGCGCAGCCCCGTCGGCGATGTCGACGATGTGGTCGCACGCGCGCGACGCGCATGGCCGGCATGGGCAGCACAGCCCCTGGCAAACCGGATCGAACTGATGCGCCGCTTCGCGAACGAAGTGCGCAAGGATGCCGAAGCGCTGGCAACGATGATTGCGCGCGAAACGGGCAAGCCGCTGTGGGAAGCGCGGACCGAAGTGGAAAGCGTTATTGGCAAGGTCGAAATCTCGATCCGCGCCTATGCCGAACGCACCGCCCAGCGAAAGCTCGATTCGGCGCTGCAAGGCACTGCGGCACTGCGGCACAAACCGCACGGTGTCATGGCCGTGCTTGGCCCCTATAACTTCCCGGCGCACCTGCCCAACGGCCATATCGTGCCCGCCCTGATCGCCGGCAACGCGGTGGTGTTCAAACCTTCTGAAAAAACGCCTGCGACTGGCGAAATGCTGGTTCGCTGCTTCCACCGCGCAGGCATTTCGGCTGCCGTAGTTCAACTACTGATCGGCGGGCCGGAACAAGGGCAGGCGCTGGTCGCTCACGAAGGCGTGGACGGCGTGCTGTTCACAGGCTCCGCCCATGTCGGCATTGCCATCAACCGCCGCGTGGCATCCAACCCCGGAAAGATCGTGGCGCTGGAAATGGGCGGCAACAACCCCATCGTCATGTGGGACACGCCCAAGATTCAGGATGCGGCCACGCTGATCGTGCAATCGGCTTTTACCAGCGCAGGGCAACGGTGCAGCGCGGCGCGGCGGCTGATCATTCGCGATTCGCTATTCGATCAGGTGATGGACGAAGTGAAGCGTCTGGCCGACCGGATTATTGTTGGCGCTCCGTTTGATGACCCTGCACCGTTCATGGGACCAGTGATCGATAACCGCACTGCCGATGGCCTCACTGAAAGTTTCGTGTTCCTGTTGTCATCGGGCGGGCGCCCGATCAAGCACATGGTCCGGCTGGAACAGAATCTGCCCTTCCTTTCGCCCTCGATCATCGATGTGACCGATGTGGCAGACCGGCCCGATGTCGAACTGTTCGGCCCGCTGTTGCAGGTCATCCGGGTCAAGGAATTCGATGAAGCGATTGCCGAGGCGAACAATACCCGTTTTGGCCTGTCCGCATCGCTGATTGGCGGCACCCCGCAGGATTACAACCGCTTCTGGGCCAATATCCGCGCAGGCGTGGTCAACTGGAACCGCCCCACCAACGGCGCGTCATCTGCGGCCCCGTTTGGCGGCATCGGCCTTTCCGGCAACCACCGGCCCAGCGCGTTCTATGCAGCGGATTACTGCGCCTATCCGGTGGCATCGGCAGAAATGGAACAACCGCGCGCCAGCGTGGGCGTAGGCTTCAGGAACGAATAG
- a CDS encoding tetratricopeptide repeat protein: MDDALREDQVFSAFSKYGKPVGAAIVAGLVGLAGWLWYQNHTATVSGEQGELLTKAIDHLEARNLKAAQDEIAPLQKDGNAGYRATAMLLEAGVKAEEGKVDEAIKGFAAIAADADAPQAYRDLASIREVALNFDKIGPDKVIERLKPLAVPGNPWFGSAGELVGIAYLKQGKNDLAGALFAEIAKNKDVPDSLSRRARQMAGALGVDAVEDPDKAVIRAAAE; this comes from the coding sequence GTGGATGATGCGCTGCGCGAAGATCAGGTGTTCAGCGCGTTCAGCAAATATGGCAAGCCGGTGGGCGCAGCGATTGTTGCCGGGCTGGTCGGTCTTGCCGGATGGCTGTGGTATCAGAACCATACCGCCACCGTTTCGGGCGAACAGGGCGAACTGCTAACCAAGGCGATTGACCACTTGGAAGCGCGGAACCTGAAAGCCGCGCAGGACGAAATCGCGCCGCTGCAAAAGGATGGTAATGCCGGATACCGCGCTACGGCCATGCTGCTGGAAGCGGGTGTAAAGGCCGAAGAAGGCAAGGTGGACGAAGCCATCAAGGGCTTTGCCGCGATTGCCGCCGATGCTGATGCGCCGCAGGCCTATCGCGACTTGGCCAGCATCCGTGAAGTCGCGCTCAATTTCGACAAGATCGGGCCTGACAAGGTGATCGAACGGTTGAAGCCGCTGGCCGTGCCGGGCAATCCGTGGTTCGGCAGCGCGGGCGAACTGGTCGGTATCGCTTATCTCAAACAGGGCAAGAACGATCTGGCTGGCGCCCTGTTTGCCGAAATTGCCAAGAACAAGGACGTGCCGGATTCGCTGTCCCGCCGCGCCCGCCAGATGGCTGGGGCGCTGGGTGTCGATGCGGTCGAAGATCCTGACAAGGCCGTGATCCGCGCGGCTGCCGAATAA
- a CDS encoding putative quinol monooxygenase, with protein sequence MIIVMGSFRLPVGNYDAALPMMEKVITATRAEDGCLLYAYSRDVADAGLIRVSEKWRDRAALDAHFQTEHMKVWATERADLGLSERDIRVFESDEGVAV encoded by the coding sequence ATGATTATCGTGATGGGCAGTTTCCGCCTGCCGGTGGGAAACTATGACGCAGCGCTGCCGATGATGGAAAAGGTCATCACCGCAACCCGCGCTGAAGACGGCTGCCTGCTGTATGCCTATTCGCGCGATGTGGCCGATGCCGGATTGATCCGCGTGAGCGAAAAGTGGCGTGACCGGGCCGCGCTGGACGCGCATTTCCAGACCGAACACATGAAAGTGTGGGCAACGGAACGGGCCGACTTGGGCCTGAGCGAACGCGATATCCGCGTGTTTGAAAGCGACGAAGGCGTCGCCGTCTGA
- a CDS encoding methyltransferase family protein yields MSQRPSHVPALPQSDVSAGVGLAGLAGLAFWVLVCRFWPQIVDTFGLSAPHEVMDGPGAAMMALVFSGTGMVGWSLLVDKVHRRPSTGIDWSIKRPLREVIDISMTKIAGLWATWAIIGFAYCVARWYWRGQYVFAMETLETAAPLLFLGAVPYVLWLDRVLVNPRDGAWHFGAMLIGREAWDADEVRKHWLAWAVKGFFCAFMISIVPGGFGAIVRSDWGAVVHDPVTLATLLIETMFMVDVQIAMVGYLVTMKPLDAQIRTANPHLSAWVAALMCYPPFILMGDGDVLDYRQGGAEWAFWLQGHDVLLWIWAVALVFLTAVYAWATFAFGLRFSNLTYRGVLTNGPYAFTRHPAYLSKNTYWWLASLPFLAASGSAVDAVRNTVILGLVSAVYYWRARTEEKHLLAEDAKYREYHAWMAEYGPITRVLRKLTRAITPKPPMVQPPVVQPAE; encoded by the coding sequence ATGAGCCAGCGTCCCTCCCACGTTCCTGCGTTGCCGCAATCTGATGTTTCCGCAGGCGTCGGCCTTGCCGGCTTGGCGGGGCTTGCCTTCTGGGTATTGGTCTGCCGTTTCTGGCCGCAGATCGTCGACACTTTCGGCCTTTCCGCCCCGCATGAAGTGATGGACGGCCCCGGCGCCGCGATGATGGCGCTCGTCTTTTCTGGCACAGGCATGGTCGGCTGGTCGCTGCTGGTCGACAAGGTGCATCGCCGCCCCTCGACCGGCATCGACTGGTCGATAAAGCGCCCTTTGCGCGAAGTGATCGACATTTCCATGACCAAGATCGCCGGGCTGTGGGCCACATGGGCGATTATCGGCTTCGCCTATTGCGTGGCGCGCTGGTACTGGCGCGGGCAGTATGTCTTCGCCATGGAAACGCTGGAAACCGCCGCCCCGCTGCTGTTTCTTGGTGCAGTGCCCTATGTCCTTTGGCTCGACCGCGTGCTGGTAAACCCGCGTGACGGGGCATGGCATTTCGGCGCGATGCTGATCGGGCGCGAGGCGTGGGACGCGGACGAAGTGCGCAAGCACTGGCTGGCCTGGGCGGTGAAGGGTTTCTTCTGCGCCTTCATGATCTCCATCGTTCCCGGCGGCTTTGGTGCCATCGTGCGGTCAGACTGGGGCGCGGTCGTGCATGATCCGGTCACGCTTGCCACGCTGCTGATCGAAACCATGTTCATGGTCGACGTACAGATCGCCATGGTCGGCTATCTTGTCACCATGAAGCCTCTGGATGCGCAGATCCGCACCGCCAACCCGCATCTTTCGGCATGGGTCGCGGCGCTGATGTGCTATCCACCCTTCATCCTTATGGGTGATGGCGATGTGCTGGACTACCGGCAGGGCGGCGCGGAATGGGCGTTCTGGCTGCAAGGCCATGACGTGCTGCTGTGGATATGGGCAGTCGCGCTGGTCTTCCTGACCGCGGTTTACGCATGGGCCACGTTTGCCTTCGGCCTGCGCTTTTCCAACCTTACCTATCGCGGTGTGCTGACCAACGGACCGTATGCCTTCACCCGGCACCCGGCTTACTTGTCAAAGAACACCTATTGGTGGCTGGCGTCGCTGCCGTTCCTTGCCGCCAGCGGTTCCGCCGTCGATGCGGTGCGTAACACCGTGATCCTTGGCCTCGTCAGTGCGGTTTATTACTGGCGCGCCCGGACCGAAGAGAAGCACCTTCTGGCCGAAGACGCGAAATATCGGGAATATCATGCGTGGATGGCCGAATATGGCCCGATCACGCGGGTTCTGCGCAAGCTGACCCGCGCGATCACGCCGAAACCGCCGATGGTTCAACCCCCCGTCGTTCAACCAGCGGAATAG
- the rarD gene encoding EamA family transporter RarD, protein MITPSIPQSSLQRGLAAAVAAYVMWGLLPLYFRALHDVPPLELVGWRVLFTVPVCFAIVAMRRQGTEVRAALTDWRVLGQLVLSALLIGGNWLIYVIAINNGHVLATSLGYYINPMINVLIGTLFLDEKLTRVQWAAVALAGFGIALLLAGAVETLAVALSLAFTFAFYGLVRKKAPVESVPGLTVETLVLLAPALAIVSIAAAGPQGTSLAMGGNITPMLAGAGLATAVPLMLFAVAARSMPLSTLGFVQFLSPTIAFVLGLTVFGEKLDPARLACFALIWASIAIYSWDMLRRARTAAA, encoded by the coding sequence ATGATAACGCCTTCGATCCCGCAGTCGTCTTTGCAACGTGGTCTTGCCGCCGCCGTCGCTGCCTATGTCATGTGGGGGTTGCTGCCACTGTATTTCCGCGCGCTGCATGATGTGCCGCCGCTGGAACTGGTGGGATGGCGCGTGCTGTTCACCGTGCCAGTTTGCTTTGCCATCGTGGCCATGCGCCGTCAGGGGACCGAAGTGCGTGCCGCGCTGACGGATTGGCGCGTGCTGGGCCAATTGGTGCTCAGCGCGTTGCTGATCGGCGGCAACTGGCTGATCTATGTCATCGCCATCAACAATGGCCATGTTCTGGCCACCAGTCTTGGCTACTATATCAACCCGATGATAAATGTGCTGATCGGCACGCTGTTTCTGGATGAAAAGCTGACCCGTGTACAATGGGCCGCCGTTGCGCTGGCCGGCTTCGGTATCGCCTTGTTGCTGGCAGGCGCAGTAGAAACGCTGGCTGTCGCGCTGTCGCTGGCCTTCACCTTTGCGTTCTATGGCCTTGTCCGCAAGAAAGCACCTGTTGAATCAGTGCCCGGGCTGACGGTAGAAACGCTGGTGCTGCTGGCCCCTGCACTGGCCATCGTCAGCATCGCGGCGGCAGGTCCGCAGGGCACAAGCCTTGCCATGGGCGGCAACATCACGCCCATGCTGGCAGGCGCAGGTCTGGCAACCGCTGTCCCGCTGATGCTGTTTGCCGTGGCGGCCCGGTCGATGCCACTATCCACGCTGGGCTTCGTTCAGTTCCTTTCGCCAACCATTGCCTTTGTTCTGGGCCTGACGGTGTTTGGCGAAAAGCTTGATCCTGCCCGCCTTGCCTGTTTCGCGCTGATCTGGGCCTCCATCGCGATCTACAGCTGGGACATGCTCCGCCGCGCGCGAACAGCGGCGGCTTAA